In Morococcus cerebrosus, a single genomic region encodes these proteins:
- the prfH gene encoding peptide chain release factor H: MKQNLQTVYLQISTAQGPAECRIFARFVLGRLLAEAKAEGVEAEIISETADKHGMMSAVLKLDGKHAETLAQRWQGSLQWICASPVRPKHPRKNWYIGVFRMPDMPEMPSESEIEFQTCRSGGKGGQHVNKTESAVRATHKASGISVRVESERSQHANKKLALTLLAQKLAEHHAGQTDDYARAQHSRLYQVERGNPKRTFVGTEFKEKPDAKS, translated from the coding sequence ATGAAGCAAAACTTACAAACGGTTTATCTGCAAATTTCTACAGCCCAAGGGCCTGCCGAATGCCGCATCTTTGCCCGTTTCGTATTGGGCAGGCTGCTTGCCGAGGCAAAGGCGGAAGGTGTTGAGGCGGAAATCATCTCCGAAACCGCCGATAAACACGGCATGATGTCGGCGGTGCTTAAATTGGACGGCAAACATGCCGAAACTCTGGCACAGCGTTGGCAAGGTTCGCTCCAATGGATATGCGCCAGCCCCGTCCGTCCGAAACATCCGCGTAAAAACTGGTATATCGGCGTTTTCCGCATGCCCGATATGCCTGAAATGCCGTCTGAAAGCGAAATTGAGTTTCAAACCTGCCGTTCGGGCGGCAAAGGCGGGCAGCACGTCAATAAAACTGAAAGTGCCGTCCGTGCCACTCATAAAGCAAGCGGTATTTCCGTGCGGGTCGAAAGCGAACGCAGTCAGCATGCCAACAAAAAATTGGCTTTGACCCTGCTGGCGCAAAAGTTGGCGGAACACCATGCCGGACAGACCGACGATTACGCCCGCGCACAGCACAGCCGGCTTTATCAGGTGGAGCGCGGCAATCCGAAACGGACGTTCGTCGGAACGGAATTTAAGGAGAAGCCGGATGCTAAATCTTGA
- a CDS encoding pyridoxal phosphate-dependent aminotransferase encodes MEKFPKSSKLDHVCYDIRGPVHKKALQLEEEGHKILKLNIGNPAPFGFEAPDEILVDVIRNLPTAQGYCDSKGLYSARKAIVHYYQTKGLRDISVNDVYIGNGVSELITMSMQALLNDGDEILIPAPDYPLWTAAATLAGGTVRHYLCDEENDWFPNLADMEAKITPKTKAIVVINPNNPTGAVYSKEILLEIAELARKHGLIIFADEIYDKILYDGVVHHHIAALAPDLLTITFNGLSKAYRVAGFRQGWMVLNGPKEHAKGYIEGLDMLSSMRLCANTPMQHAIQTALGGYQSINEFILPGGRLLEQRNKAWEMVNQIPGISCVKPMGALYMFPKIDTEMYGIHDDMKFIYDLLVREKVLFVQGTGFNWIRPDHFRIVTLPYTHQIEEAMGKLERFLQTYRQ; translated from the coding sequence ATGGAGAAATTTCCCAAATCGTCCAAGCTGGACCATGTTTGCTACGACATCCGCGGCCCGGTACACAAAAAAGCCCTGCAACTCGAAGAAGAAGGCCATAAAATCCTCAAGCTCAATATCGGCAACCCTGCGCCGTTCGGCTTTGAAGCGCCCGATGAAATTTTGGTGGACGTGATCCGCAACCTGCCGACCGCGCAGGGCTATTGCGATTCCAAAGGGCTGTATTCCGCCCGTAAGGCCATCGTTCATTACTATCAAACCAAAGGTCTGCGCGACATTTCGGTCAACGACGTTTATATCGGCAACGGCGTGTCCGAGCTGATTACCATGTCCATGCAGGCACTTTTGAACGACGGCGACGAAATCCTGATTCCCGCGCCCGACTATCCGCTGTGGACGGCTGCCGCCACTTTGGCGGGCGGTACGGTGCGCCATTATTTGTGCGACGAAGAAAACGACTGGTTTCCCAACCTTGCCGATATGGAAGCCAAAATCACGCCCAAAACCAAAGCCATCGTTGTCATCAATCCCAACAATCCTACCGGCGCGGTGTACAGCAAAGAAATCCTGCTCGAAATCGCCGAGTTGGCGCGCAAACACGGTCTGATTATCTTCGCCGACGAAATCTACGACAAAATCCTCTACGACGGCGTGGTTCACCACCACATCGCCGCACTCGCGCCCGACTTGCTGACCATTACCTTCAACGGACTCTCCAAAGCCTACCGCGTTGCCGGATTCCGTCAAGGCTGGATGGTGCTCAACGGTCCGAAAGAACATGCCAAAGGCTATATCGAAGGCCTCGATATGCTCTCGTCCATGCGCCTATGCGCCAACACGCCCATGCAACACGCCATCCAAACCGCTTTGGGCGGCTATCAAAGCATCAATGAATTCATCCTGCCAGGCGGCCGCCTGCTGGAGCAGCGCAATAAAGCGTGGGAAATGGTGAACCAAATTCCCGGCATATCCTGCGTCAAGCCGATGGGGGCGCTTTATATGTTCCCCAAAATCGACACCGAAATGTACGGCATCCATGACGACATGAAATTTATCTACGACTTGCTCGTGCGCGAAAAAGTCTTGTTTGTCCAAGGAACGGGGTTCAACTGGATACGCCCCGACCATTTTCGCATCGTTACCCTGCCGTACACCCACCAAATCGAAGAAGCCATGGGCAAACTCGAGCGCTTCTTGCAGACTTATCGGCAATAA
- a CDS encoding methyltransferase produces the protein MFPIIPTDRAAAEWRNESTQKPPKQAVYVHESNAADILKNAHAQTATVWTGDFHNAKQVLAAMKKRVRRSSEKTKNVPADIQTTFHTHRMKQAQQSRVLNMLAVEIGVGFQLSNPRAPDVRAALADVYAEPNDAPFLLPLNQLLGFIGAHEWHKKGIDIPQLGGKIHIPFGVFSPLRGEYLDLIAQAPLNPNIQTAFDIGTGSGVIAAILAKRGIPDITATDTNPKAIACATANLARLGLDKQVAVQAVDLFPEGRADLIVCNPPWLPAKPTSAVETALYDPDNAMLTAFLNGVRQHLNPQGEAWLIISDLAEHLHLRDRDFLEQCFQTTSLEVVDILKTKPRHRKAADESDPLAFARNRETTYIYRLKAKS, from the coding sequence ATGTTCCCCATTATCCCCACTGACCGCGCCGCTGCCGAATGGCGCAACGAAAGCACGCAAAAGCCGCCCAAGCAGGCGGTTTATGTGCATGAAAGCAATGCCGCCGATATTCTGAAAAACGCCCACGCCCAAACGGCAACCGTTTGGACGGGCGATTTCCACAACGCCAAACAAGTGTTGGCAGCGATGAAAAAGCGCGTCCGCAGGTCGTCTGAAAAAACAAAAAACGTGCCCGCCGATATTCAGACGACCTTCCACACCCACCGCATGAAGCAGGCGCAGCAAAGCCGCGTGCTGAACATGCTTGCCGTCGAAATCGGCGTGGGTTTTCAGTTAAGCAACCCGCGCGCGCCGGACGTCCGCGCCGCCCTTGCTGATGTGTACGCCGAGCCGAACGATGCGCCGTTTTTGCTGCCGCTCAACCAGCTTTTGGGTTTCATCGGCGCACACGAATGGCACAAAAAAGGCATAGACATTCCGCAGCTTGGCGGCAAAATCCATATTCCCTTCGGCGTGTTCTCGCCCCTGCGCGGCGAATATTTGGACTTAATCGCCCAAGCGCCGTTAAATCCGAATATTCAGACGGCGTTCGACATCGGTACAGGTTCCGGCGTTATCGCCGCCATCCTCGCCAAACGCGGCATTCCCGACATCACCGCTACCGACACCAACCCCAAAGCCATCGCCTGCGCAACCGCCAACCTCGCCCGCTTGGGGCTGGACAAACAAGTTGCCGTCCAAGCCGTCGATTTGTTTCCCGAAGGACGCGCCGACCTGATCGTCTGCAACCCGCCGTGGCTGCCCGCCAAACCGACTTCCGCCGTCGAAACTGCCCTCTACGATCCCGACAACGCCATGCTGACCGCCTTCTTAAACGGCGTGCGGCAGCATTTAAACCCGCAAGGCGAAGCGTGGTTAATCATTTCCGACTTGGCGGAACATCTGCATCTGCGCGACCGTGATTTTCTGGAACAATGTTTTCAGACGACCTCTTTAGAAGTGGTCGATATTCTGAAAACCAAACCGCGCCACCGCAAAGCCGCCGACGAATCCGACCCGCTCGCCTTCGCCCGCAATCGGGAAACCACTTATATCTATCGTTTGAAAGCGAAGTCCTGA
- a CDS encoding 16S rRNA pseudouridine(516) synthase, with protein MQLIKYLQSQGIGSRKQCQWLIQNDCVEINDTVYNDAKADIDPAEVQTLRIDGEDIVVVPMPYFYILLNKPADYETSHKPQQYPSVFSLFPDHMRNIDMQAVGRLDADTTGVLLITNDGQFNHRVTSPKHKVPKIYRVTLKHPADDSLCETLKNGVLLHDDNETVRAAEAVLENPTTLLMTITEGKYHQVKRMVAAAGNRVEHLHRDEFNGRTVENLASGEWKFITV; from the coding sequence ATGCAACTGATCAAATACCTTCAATCCCAAGGCATAGGCAGCCGCAAACAATGCCAGTGGCTGATTCAAAACGACTGTGTCGAAATCAACGATACGGTCTACAACGACGCCAAAGCCGACATCGATCCCGCTGAAGTCCAAACGCTGCGCATAGACGGCGAAGACATCGTCGTCGTCCCCATGCCCTATTTTTATATCCTGCTCAACAAGCCTGCCGATTACGAAACCTCGCACAAACCGCAGCAATACCCCAGCGTTTTCAGCCTTTTTCCCGATCATATGCGCAACATCGATATGCAGGCGGTCGGCAGGCTGGATGCGGATACGACGGGCGTTTTGCTGATTACCAACGACGGGCAGTTCAACCACCGCGTTACCTCGCCGAAACACAAAGTGCCCAAAATCTACCGCGTTACCCTGAAGCATCCTGCCGATGACAGCCTGTGTGAAACGCTGAAAAACGGCGTCCTGCTGCACGACGACAACGAAACCGTCCGCGCAGCCGAAGCCGTTTTGGAAAATCCGACCACCCTGCTGATGACCATTACCGAAGGCAAATATCATCAAGTCAAACGCATGGTCGCCGCCGCCGGCAACCGCGTCGAACACCTCCATCGGGACGAATTCAACGGACGAACGGTAGAAAATTTAGCCTCAGGGGAGTGGAAATTCATCACAGTTTGA
- a CDS encoding immunity 49 family protein — translation MGHNMMTTQKWYEHITKVIIGNTANFNSGCLDSIDYVDERKGVPLAAMQHIFMDVRAAASHAYLFEHDLKKFKQYAYVAGKLGVLLSVNSTDPEPFFFPCDMLNIQNPMFLMLMSDSPQLREFLVRNIDNIANDTEAFVNRYDLNRHMIYNTLLMVEGKQLERLKQRSEKVLAHPTPSKWLQKRLYDYRFFLAFAEQDAEAMKAALEPLFDKKTARMAAKETLSYFDFYLQPQIVTYAKIASMHGFDLGIDHEIAPRDLIIYDPLPADEYQDIFDFMKQYDLSYPYEYLQDWIDYYTFKTDKLVFGNAK, via the coding sequence ATGGGGCACAATATGATGACCACCCAAAAATGGTATGAGCATATTACTAAAGTAATCATAGGCAATACTGCTAATTTCAATAGCGGTTGCCTTGACTCTATAGATTATGTAGATGAAAGAAAAGGCGTTCCGCTTGCAGCTATGCAACATATTTTCATGGACGTTAGAGCTGCAGCTTCCCATGCCTATCTATTTGAACATGATCTTAAGAAATTCAAGCAATATGCTTATGTTGCAGGAAAGCTGGGAGTTTTGCTGAGTGTAAATTCTACAGACCCTGAACCCTTCTTTTTTCCCTGCGATATGCTCAACATTCAAAATCCGATGTTTCTGATGCTGATGAGCGACAGCCCGCAGCTGCGTGAGTTTCTAGTGCGCAATATTGACAACATCGCCAACGATACAGAAGCCTTCGTAAACCGCTACGACCTCAACCGTCATATGATTTACAATACTCTGCTGATGGTAGAGGGTAAGCAGCTTGAACGTTTGAAACAACGTAGCGAGAAAGTCTTGGCGCATCCCACCCCTAGCAAATGGCTGCAAAAGCGGTTGTACGATTACCGCTTCTTCCTCGCTTTCGCCGAACAGGATGCAGAGGCGATGAAGGCCGCCTTAGAGCCGCTTTTCGATAAAAAAACCGCGCGTATGGCTGCCAAAGAAACATTGTCCTATTTCGATTTCTACCTGCAGCCGCAAATCGTTACCTACGCCAAAATCGCATCCATGCACGGTTTCGATTTAGGCATAGACCACGAAATCGCACCGAGGGATTTGATTATTTACGATCCGCTACCGGCAGACGAATACCAAGACATCTTCGATTTTATGAAACAGTATGACTTGTCTTACCCGTATGAATATCTGCAGGATTGGATTGATTACTATACGTTCAAAACCGATAAGCTGGTATTTGGTAACGCGAAGTGA
- a CDS encoding IS630 family transposase (programmed frameshift): protein MAYSADLRNKALNFYEQCKNISQTAATFNLSRNTLYLWIHLKKQTGSLKHQVTGLNAVKLDRQKLAQYVGQHPDAYLHEIAKHFDCTAAAVCYALKQMGMTRKKRPTTYKEQDPAKVTHYLTQLAEFSDYQRVYLDETGFDRYLFRPYARSPKGQIVKAQISGKRYRRLSLVSAQVGNRLIAPMVYQNTMTGVFFEAWFQQCLLPALTQKSVIILDNARFHRMGVLREMAEKWGHKVLPLEPYSPELNPIEKVWANIKRYLRTVLSDYARFDDALLSYFDFN from the exons ATGGCATACTCTGCGGACTTGAGAAACAAAGCTTTAAACTTTTACGAACAATGCAAAAACATCAGCCAAACCGCAGCAACATTTAACTTGTCAAGAAACACGCTTTACCTGTGGATTCACCTTAAAAAACAAACAGGCAGCCTAAAACATCAAGTTACCGGTCTAAATGCCGTCAAATTGGATAGGCAAAAACTGGCTCAATATGTTGGGCAACACCCGGATGCCTATCTGCATGAAATCGCCAAACATTTTGATTGTACGGCCGCCGCCGTTTGCTATGCACTCAAACAGATGGGAATGACGCGCAAAAAAAGAC CCACCACTTACAAAGAACAAGATCCGGCCAAAGTAACGCATTATTTGACACAGCTGGCCGAATTTTCCGACTACCAACGCGTTTATTTGGATGAAACAGGATTTGACCGCTACCTGTTCCGTCCCTATGCCCGCAGCCCGAAAGGGCAAATAGTGAAAGCGCAGATAAGTGGAAAAAGATACCGACGCTTATCTCTGGTGTCCGCACAAGTCGGCAACCGGCTGATTGCTCCGATGGTTTATCAAAATACGATGACCGGAGTCTTTTTTGAAGCGTGGTTTCAGCAATGCCTACTGCCTGCATTGACTCAAAAATCGGTGATTATTTTAGATAATGCACGATTTCACCGTATGGGTGTCTTACGGGAAATGGCGGAAAAATGGGGACATAAGGTATTGCCTCTTGAACCTTATTCACCTGAGCTCAACCCGATTGAGAAGGTTTGGGCGAATATTAAGCGGTATCTGCGAACCGTATTGTCTGATTACGCCCGATTTGACGATGCGCTACTGTCCTATTTTGATTTTAATTGA
- the uvrC gene encoding excinuclease ABC subunit UvrC, which translates to MTTDFDIPLFLKNLPNLPGVYRFFDEGGNVLYVGKAVNLKRRVSGYFQKNDHSPRIALMVKQVHHIETTITRSEAEALILENNFIKALSPKYNILFRDDKSYPYLMLSGHQYPQMAYYRGTLKKPNQYFGPYPNSNAVRDSIQVLQKVFMLRTCEDSVFEHRDRPCLLYQIKRCTAPCVGHISEEDYRDSVRQAATFLNGKTDELTRTLQHKMQTAAANLQFEEAARYRDQIQALGIMQSNQFIDSKNPNNPNDIDLLALAVSDGLVCVHWVSIRGGRHVGDKSFFPDTKNDPEPNGQDYAEAFVAQHYLSKSKPDIIISNFPVPDALKEALEGEHGKQMQFVTKTIGERKVWLKMAEQNAQMAIAQRRLQQSSQQHRIDELAKILNMNSDDLNHLECFDISHTQGEATIASCVVYDEQNIQPSQYRRYNITTAKPGDDYAAMREVLTRRYGKMQEAEANGEAVKWPDVVLIDGGKGQIGVAVSVWEELGLHIPLVGIAKGPERKAGMEELILPFTGETFRLPPNSPALHLLQTVRDESHRFAITGHRKKRDKARVTSSLSDIPGVGSKRRQALLTRFGGLRGVVAASKEDLEQVEGISKALAETIYEHLH; encoded by the coding sequence ATGACCACGGACTTCGACATCCCCCTATTCCTCAAAAACCTGCCCAACCTGCCCGGCGTATACCGTTTTTTCGACGAAGGCGGCAACGTTTTATACGTCGGCAAAGCCGTCAACCTCAAGCGGCGCGTGTCCGGTTATTTCCAGAAAAACGACCATTCCCCGCGCATCGCGTTGATGGTGAAACAGGTTCACCACATCGAAACCACCATCACCCGCTCCGAAGCCGAAGCCCTGATTCTCGAAAACAACTTCATCAAAGCCCTGTCGCCCAAATACAATATCCTTTTCCGCGACGACAAAAGCTATCCCTACCTCATGCTCAGCGGACATCAATATCCGCAGATGGCGTATTACCGCGGCACGCTGAAAAAGCCGAATCAATACTTCGGCCCCTATCCCAACAGCAACGCCGTGCGCGACAGTATTCAGGTGCTGCAAAAAGTCTTCATGCTGCGTACCTGCGAAGACAGCGTGTTCGAACACCGCGACCGTCCTTGCCTGCTGTATCAAATCAAACGCTGCACCGCGCCCTGCGTCGGACACATCAGCGAAGAAGACTACCGCGACAGCGTGCGCCAAGCCGCCACTTTCCTCAACGGCAAAACCGACGAACTGACCCGCACCCTGCAACACAAAATGCAGACCGCCGCCGCCAACCTGCAATTTGAAGAAGCCGCCCGCTACCGCGACCAAATCCAAGCGCTCGGCATCATGCAGAGCAACCAGTTCATCGACAGCAAAAACCCCAACAACCCCAACGACATCGACCTGCTCGCGCTCGCCGTTTCAGACGGCCTCGTCTGCGTACACTGGGTCAGCATACGCGGCGGGCGGCACGTCGGCGACAAAAGCTTTTTCCCCGACACCAAAAACGACCCCGAACCAAACGGACAAGATTACGCCGAAGCCTTCGTCGCCCAACACTATCTGAGCAAAAGCAAACCCGACATCATCATCAGCAACTTCCCCGTCCCCGACGCATTGAAAGAAGCCTTGGAGGGCGAACACGGCAAACAAATGCAGTTCGTGACCAAAACCATAGGCGAACGCAAAGTCTGGTTGAAAATGGCGGAACAAAACGCACAAATGGCGATTGCCCAACGCCGCCTGCAACAAAGCAGCCAGCAACACCGCATCGACGAGTTGGCAAAAATCCTGAACATGAATTCAGACGACCTCAACCACCTCGAATGCTTCGACATCAGCCACACCCAAGGCGAAGCCACCATCGCCTCCTGCGTCGTGTACGACGAACAAAACATCCAACCCTCGCAATACCGCCGCTACAACATCACCACCGCCAAACCCGGCGACGACTACGCCGCCATGCGCGAAGTCCTCACCCGCCGCTACGGCAAAATGCAGGAAGCCGAAGCCAACGGCGAGGCCGTCAAATGGCCCGATGTCGTATTGATTGACGGCGGCAAAGGACAAATCGGCGTCGCCGTATCCGTATGGGAAGAACTCGGGCTGCACATCCCCTTGGTCGGCATCGCCAAAGGCCCCGAACGCAAAGCCGGCATGGAAGAACTCATCCTCCCGTTCACCGGCGAAACCTTCCGCCTACCGCCCAACAGCCCCGCCCTGCACCTCCTGCAAACCGTGCGCGACGAATCACACCGCTTCGCCATCACGGGGCACCGCAAAAAACGCGACAAAGCCCGCGTTACCTCATCCCTCAGCGACATCCCCGGCGTAGGCAGCAAACGCCGCCAAGCCCTGCTCACCCGCTTCGGCGGCCTGCGCGGCGTCGTTGCCGCCAGCAAAGAAGATTTGGAACAAGTCGAAGGCATCAGCAAAGCATTGGCGGAGACCATTTACGAGCATCTGCATTAA
- a CDS encoding thermonuclease family protein, producing the protein MKTTTMLKWLPVFLSVLGALGYSSRDTELVQSGVQIVSDITDSRHFGLEAVGALLTDTIRPKSSENEVDKTGIHKKAPYTYHGKIIKIHDGDTLHVIDGDGAKHKIRMAYIDAPEINQAYGTRSRDNLIAEAVGKKVKVRVFEKDRYQREVAQVSVGTTDLNLMQLRDGAAWHYDSYAKKQQSKTAYADYAASQKQAKQKRKGLWSGKNPQAPWDFRRGEREAQEGRGNSKLEENWLGIW; encoded by the coding sequence ATGAAGACCACTACCATGCTCAAATGGCTGCCCGTTTTCCTGTCTGTATTGGGCGCATTGGGTTACAGCTCACGCGATACCGAACTTGTTCAATCAGGCGTTCAGATTGTTTCCGATATTACAGACAGCCGTCATTTCGGCTTAGAGGCCGTCGGTGCGCTACTGACCGATACAATCAGGCCAAAGTCGTCTGAAAACGAAGTGGACAAGACTGGCATACATAAAAAAGCCCCCTATACTTATCACGGAAAAATCATCAAAATCCACGACGGTGATACCCTTCATGTCATCGACGGAGACGGTGCAAAACACAAAATCCGCATGGCGTATATCGACGCGCCCGAAATCAATCAGGCATACGGTACGCGTTCGCGTGACAACCTGATTGCCGAAGCCGTCGGCAAAAAAGTGAAAGTACGCGTATTCGAGAAAGACCGCTACCAACGCGAAGTTGCGCAGGTATCCGTTGGGACAACCGATTTGAACCTTATGCAGCTGCGCGACGGCGCGGCATGGCATTACGACAGCTATGCCAAAAAACAGCAAAGCAAAACCGCCTATGCCGATTACGCCGCCAGCCAAAAGCAGGCAAAACAAAAACGTAAAGGTTTGTGGAGCGGTAAAAATCCGCAAGCTCCGTGGGATTTCCGAAGGGGTGAACGCGAAGCGCAAGAAGGACGCGGAAACTCAAAATTGGAAGAAAACTGGTTGGGGATTTGGTAA
- the rpiA gene encoding ribose-5-phosphate isomerase RpiA: protein MATQDELKRIAAEKAVEFVPENEYIGIGSGSTVNMFIEALGKSGKKIKGAVSTSKKSSELMAQYDIPEVSLNDVMGLAVYVDGADEVNHMLQMIKGGGGAHLNEKVVASASDKFICIADESKYVSRLGKFPLPVEVLPGARSLVSRKLLAMGGQPELRLNYTTFHGNQIIDVYDLHIDRPLTMEDEINRITGVLENGIFARNAADVLILGTEQGAKVIKPGQN, encoded by the coding sequence ATGGCTACTCAAGACGAATTGAAGCGCATTGCCGCCGAGAAAGCGGTGGAATTCGTACCCGAAAACGAATACATCGGCATCGGCTCCGGCTCGACTGTGAATATGTTTATTGAAGCGTTGGGCAAAAGCGGCAAAAAAATCAAAGGCGCGGTTTCGACTTCTAAAAAGTCCAGCGAATTGATGGCGCAATACGACATCCCAGAAGTATCACTGAATGATGTGATGGGGCTGGCTGTCTATGTTGACGGTGCGGACGAAGTGAACCATATGCTGCAAATGATTAAAGGCGGCGGCGGCGCGCATTTAAACGAAAAAGTTGTCGCCAGCGCGTCCGACAAATTCATCTGTATCGCCGACGAGAGCAAATATGTTTCGCGTTTGGGAAAATTCCCGCTGCCCGTAGAAGTGTTGCCCGGCGCACGTTCGCTGGTGTCCCGCAAACTTTTGGCAATGGGCGGACAGCCAGAATTGCGCCTGAACTACACCACCTTCCACGGTAACCAAATCATTGATGTCTATGACTTGCATATTGACCGTCCGCTGACTATGGAAGATGAAATCAACCGCATCACCGGCGTTCTCGAAAACGGCATCTTCGCCCGCAACGCTGCGGATGTGTTGATATTGGGTACAGAGCAGGGCGCCAAAGTCATCAAACCCGGACAAAATTAA
- the ispF gene encoding 2-C-methyl-D-erythritol 2,4-cyclodiphosphate synthase yields MNIRIGQGYDVHQLVEGRDLILGGVKIPFEKGLLGHSDADALLHAITDALLGAAGLGDIGSHFPDTAAEFKDADSRVLLREAYQSVQALGWCIVNVDTTIIAQKPKLAPHIPAMRANIAADLGIQTACVNIKGKTNEKLGYLGRMEAIEAQAAVLLEKA; encoded by the coding sequence ATGAATATCCGCATCGGACAAGGCTACGATGTCCACCAACTCGTCGAAGGCCGCGATTTGATTCTCGGCGGCGTAAAGATCCCGTTTGAAAAAGGCCTGCTCGGTCATTCCGATGCCGACGCGCTGTTGCACGCGATTACTGATGCTTTACTTGGCGCGGCGGGCTTGGGCGACATCGGCAGCCATTTCCCTGATACCGCCGCCGAGTTTAAAGATGCCGACAGCCGCGTATTGTTGCGCGAAGCGTATCAAAGCGTGCAGGCATTGGGCTGGTGCATTGTGAACGTGGACACAACCATCATCGCACAAAAGCCCAAACTCGCGCCGCACATTCCAGCCATGCGCGCCAACATTGCCGCCGATTTGGGCATTCAGACGGCCTGTGTCAATATCAAAGGCAAAACCAACGAAAAACTCGGCTATCTGGGGCGCATGGAAGCCATCGAGGCGCAGGCGGCGGTGTTGCTGGAAAAAGCGTAA